The Fortiea contorta PCC 7126 genome has a segment encoding these proteins:
- a CDS encoding pentapeptide repeat-containing protein, with amino-acid sequence MVTPIVRRSNNQSSPGKADALQLATRRFAAWALEVTLVVSSGLIPFGLGVYANSRSDLDRVPLNPVLVVTQRAIARPLALPVSYSIPNVAWPTNILWTIAIVAPVTISSWQLYLLAKTGSTLPKRRLGVRVVSEQITPPGLGAVLVREGIGRTAVPLSVAYILWRYSLAFPHLGIFAVLALMMVIAEGIGWSSRQGRRSLHDRLAGTHTIDATRPLPPALANLHRHSPADVSNDTEEWSAPTEPDVTQSTQPSIFRRWLQQNPSNALLVMTIVGMGSVLTTLIGTQIYIQTQQSQQRYQQTNSQQFLTLVKQLNPGSTATDEERRSAILAMGTLNNQQAVKFLADLLVKETNPILLDTIQQALVNSGPQAIVELKRINQFLLGELQSPANNTPQEQEARQKRLQINQQAIAKILTVHSGNTLGVDLSRTQLGQIGTSETSGFKLVLDGIDLSGVKFKAANLNQGSFKNSRFRSVGEDGRWDTYDDVIADLSQVEMKLANFTEANLSRVVMNRSDLSRSTLNRANLSNARLIGANLSSTQLVGADLTAAVLENASLTGADLSDAKLNETNLYGARLGRVTAIGTQLSYADLTKTDWHGADLSGVYLDHANLSNANLSATRLTGAVFRSAQLENANLQNADLSHADLKGANLAGADFQGTILAPTKQDPADEFVQTQEQSSQSAFVEGVDFSQVKNLDSKQLAYICTQGGIHPRCP; translated from the coding sequence ATGGTAACACCGATTGTCAGGAGAAGTAATAATCAATCTAGTCCAGGAAAAGCCGATGCGCTGCAATTAGCAACGAGGCGCTTTGCAGCTTGGGCGCTGGAAGTCACGCTGGTGGTAAGCAGCGGGCTGATTCCCTTTGGACTGGGCGTATATGCCAATTCTCGCAGCGATCTCGACCGAGTACCGCTCAATCCTGTATTAGTAGTGACACAAAGAGCGATCGCTAGACCCCTAGCTTTACCCGTCAGCTACAGCATCCCTAACGTCGCTTGGCCGACCAACATCTTGTGGACAATAGCCATTGTAGCGCCTGTAACTATCTCATCTTGGCAATTGTATTTATTAGCGAAAACAGGTAGCACTCTTCCCAAACGTCGCTTGGGAGTCCGTGTCGTCAGCGAACAAATTACACCACCCGGTTTGGGAGCAGTTTTAGTTCGAGAAGGAATCGGCCGCACCGCAGTTCCCCTATCCGTCGCGTATATTCTGTGGCGTTATAGTTTAGCTTTTCCGCACCTAGGAATTTTCGCAGTTTTAGCGCTGATGATGGTGATAGCAGAAGGAATTGGCTGGTCATCACGCCAAGGACGACGGTCTTTACACGATCGCCTCGCAGGTACTCATACTATAGATGCTACTCGCCCTTTGCCACCAGCCCTCGCCAATCTCCACAGACATTCGCCAGCGGATGTGAGCAATGACACTGAGGAATGGTCAGCACCAACCGAGCCAGATGTTACCCAATCCACACAACCATCAATTTTCCGGCGCTGGCTACAACAAAACCCCAGTAATGCTTTGCTGGTGATGACGATTGTCGGTATGGGTTCGGTTTTAACAACCTTAATTGGTACGCAAATTTACATTCAAACTCAGCAATCTCAACAGAGATATCAACAAACTAACAGTCAACAATTTCTCACACTCGTCAAGCAGTTAAATCCTGGCTCTACAGCTACCGATGAAGAAAGGCGTAGCGCCATCCTCGCTATGGGTACTCTCAATAACCAGCAAGCAGTCAAGTTTCTCGCAGACTTGCTAGTTAAGGAAACTAACCCGATATTATTAGACACTATCCAACAAGCTTTAGTTAATTCTGGGCCGCAAGCGATTGTTGAATTGAAACGCATTAATCAGTTTCTCCTTGGCGAGTTGCAATCTCCAGCCAACAACACACCCCAAGAACAAGAAGCCAGACAAAAGCGGTTACAAATTAATCAACAAGCGATCGCTAAAATTCTCACTGTCCACAGTGGTAACACTTTAGGCGTTGATTTAAGCCGGACTCAACTCGGTCAAATTGGTACTAGTGAAACTTCTGGATTCAAATTAGTACTAGATGGTATTGATTTATCAGGGGTGAAATTTAAAGCAGCCAATCTTAATCAAGGTAGTTTCAAAAATAGCCGCTTCCGCAGTGTGGGCGAAGATGGACGTTGGGACACCTATGACGATGTGATTGCTGATTTGAGTCAAGTCGAGATGAAGCTAGCCAACTTTACCGAAGCTAACCTCAGCCGCGTCGTTATGAACCGCAGCGATTTGAGCCGCAGCACCCTCAACCGCGCCAATTTATCAAATGCACGTCTAATTGGCGCTAACCTCAGCAGCACTCAATTAGTCGGAGCAGATTTAACCGCCGCCGTCTTAGAAAATGCTAGCTTAACCGGGGCAGATTTAAGCGATGCCAAACTCAACGAAACCAATTTATATGGTGCTCGTTTAGGTCGCGTCACCGCCATCGGTACACAATTATCCTACGCCGACTTAACTAAAACCGATTGGCATGGAGCAGATTTGTCTGGTGTCTATTTGGATCACGCCAACCTGAGCAATGCTAACTTGAGCGCTACTCGCCTCACTGGTGCTGTGTTTCGTTCAGCCCAACTAGAAAATGCTAACCTCCAAAACGCTGACTTGAGTCACGCAGATTTAAAAGGAGCAAATCTAGCAGGGGCTGATTTCCAAGGAACAATTCTCGCACCCACCAAGCAAGATCCAGCAGACGAATTTGTACAAACACAAGAGCAAAGTTCACAATCTGCTTTCGTAGAAGGTGTTGATTTTTCTCAAGTGAAAAACTTAGACTCCAAGCAACTAGCTTACATTTGTACTCAAGGCGGAATTCATCCTCGTTGTCCGTAG